Proteins encoded in a region of the Pseudothermotoga elfii DSM 9442 = NBRC 107921 genome:
- a CDS encoding cation:proton antiporter: MNNYVIYNLILLIIAFLCFNKSLSRITLLTMGGVNFLVANLIYINQFAGEATLRGAFGVHLVIDGLSRNFLLMNAVVWLASTMVGIKKKRNTVYYFFLALFLPVCNLAFVSGDLFNIYVVLELITLITFLLSSTTSKTKQFWAAMKYIILCTAAMNLYLLGVGMHFLESGTFDLSKEISNLPAGLIIAGLLAKAGVFFYSMWLIDLHSNAEPEISALLSGISIKGAVYALMRLQPIISGSYRIVVIFGVVSAITGVFFAMNEKNYKRILAQHTLSQVGYILVSPSSGAIYALAHGVFKSFLFLFSDELPSLDIEELLQKRLAVNKWLFLALASLTISGMPLTIGAAAKDMVLSTLTWQKPLMYIACIGTVASFAKFLFLPSARYEKIKNLPSYLLLSFYCLTPFVNHDRKFLSPILLILTGILFYFIVKRFLRPLPRTLENINNSAFLYIILVLICVVVSVNA, translated from the coding sequence GTGAATAATTATGTGATCTACAATTTGATTTTGCTGATAATTGCTTTCTTATGCTTCAATAAAAGTCTATCCAGAATAACTCTCCTAACAATGGGGGGAGTGAATTTCCTGGTGGCAAACTTGATATACATAAATCAATTTGCGGGTGAGGCCACTTTGCGCGGAGCTTTCGGGGTTCACCTTGTTATAGATGGTCTATCAAGGAATTTCCTTTTGATGAACGCTGTGGTCTGGCTTGCCTCAACTATGGTTGGTATAAAAAAGAAGCGAAATACGGTTTACTACTTCTTTTTAGCACTGTTTCTTCCCGTGTGCAATTTAGCTTTTGTGTCCGGTGATTTGTTCAATATTTATGTAGTTCTTGAACTGATAACATTGATCACTTTTTTACTTTCCTCGACAACTTCTAAAACAAAACAATTTTGGGCTGCGATGAAGTATATCATTTTGTGTACAGCAGCTATGAATCTATATTTATTGGGAGTCGGGATGCATTTTCTGGAGAGCGGTACTTTCGATCTGTCAAAAGAAATATCAAACCTGCCAGCAGGATTAATAATTGCCGGTTTACTGGCGAAAGCCGGAGTTTTCTTTTACAGTATGTGGTTGATAGATCTTCATTCAAATGCTGAGCCAGAAATCTCAGCACTCCTATCAGGAATAAGTATCAAGGGAGCTGTTTATGCATTGATGAGGCTGCAACCGATAATTTCAGGCAGTTACAGAATTGTTGTTATCTTTGGAGTCGTATCTGCTATAACAGGCGTGTTTTTCGCTATGAATGAAAAAAATTACAAGAGAATCCTGGCACAGCACACACTTTCACAGGTTGGTTACATACTCGTATCGCCATCCTCGGGGGCTATTTACGCACTCGCCCATGGTGTGTTTAAGAGTTTTCTCTTTCTTTTTTCTGATGAATTGCCATCCCTGGATATTGAAGAGTTGCTGCAAAAACGTTTAGCGGTGAACAAATGGTTATTTCTCGCATTGGCATCTTTAACGATAAGTGGCATGCCATTAACTATAGGAGCAGCTGCTAAGGATATGGTTTTGAGTACTTTAACCTGGCAAAAACCTCTCATGTATATCGCCTGTATTGGCACAGTTGCAAGTTTCGCTAAATTTCTTTTTTTACCATCTGCAAGGTATGAAAAAATAAAGAATCTTCCTTCATATCTGCTGCTTTCATTTTATTGTTTAACACCTTTCGTCAATCATGATCGAAAATTTCTAAGTCCGATCTTGCTGATCCTAACAGGAATTTTGTTTTATTTTATAGTAAAAAGATTTCTCAGACCGCTTCCAAGAACACTCGAAAATATAAATAACTCTGCTTTTCTATATATCATACTTGTTTTGATTTGCGTGGTGGTGAGTGTAAATGCGTAA
- a CDS encoding Na+/H+ antiporter subunit E: MRNLSSFLIGLCFWLVLHPKLDILTVFIAGLIFIVQNAINIDFKPRRLIIFLIKLVYSFLLAILQSFKLITKGYFFNSKIQSTKVITDEELFEKTILITLTPYTLVIEDQHGHLIVHELVEEEKR, from the coding sequence ATGCGTAATTTGTCCTCTTTTCTTATAGGTTTATGTTTCTGGTTAGTATTACATCCAAAGCTTGATATCCTGACTGTTTTTATCGCTGGTTTAATCTTCATCGTACAAAATGCTATAAACATAGATTTTAAACCGAGGAGATTGATAATTTTCCTAATAAAACTTGTCTACAGCTTCTTACTGGCAATTTTGCAATCATTTAAATTAATAACCAAGGGCTATTTTTTCAATTCAAAAATACAATCCACCAAAGTAATAACTGACGAAGAACTTTTCGAAAAAACAATTTTGATAACGCTTACTCCGTACACACTTGTCATAGAAGACCAGCACGGCCATCTAATCGTGCACGAACTTGTTGAGGAGGAAAAAAGATGA
- a CDS encoding cation:proton antiporter produces the protein MISIILVSAGLLLTFYGTVGLLRAKNTAQKLHFLGVSDTIGSVLIFTGIVINWYEVLAKIIMVSLITLITGPLISHIIARSIIQKEDRK, from the coding sequence GTGATTTCGATAATACTGGTATCTGCCGGTTTGTTGCTGACCTTTTACGGTACGGTCGGGCTGCTACGAGCAAAAAATACAGCTCAAAAACTGCATTTTCTTGGTGTCAGCGACACGATTGGCTCTGTTTTAATATTTACTGGCATTGTAATCAACTGGTATGAAGTGTTAGCGAAAATAATCATGGTCAGTTTAATCACACTGATCACCGGACCACTCATCTCGCATATCATTGCCAGATCTATCATCCAAAAGGAAGATAGGAAGTGA
- a CDS encoding hydrogenase subunit MbhD domain-containing protein, which yields MKILTAILILILALYTVTRKKPLEAIFGRTILSMVAVLLYAISAAPDVALAEALLGVVLSTFVYITLFRRMGKIRIGVVPVHSLFEKLGNTYRGLEYELVSTYARQNGYEIEITEYADQKELISSFVEGQVDMICGAVTRKMCPDHTDCYEILQTKFAILPDRRTVDLLTFKEYILKQSIRETVVFSQEIDEYVISIEKKTDLSLKFKDFYEAAKNSGKLELLRKKYVGD from the coding sequence GTGAAAATCCTAACTGCTATTCTGATTTTAATCCTTGCACTGTACACAGTGACGAGGAAAAAACCGCTTGAAGCTATTTTCGGTAGAACTATTCTAAGCATGGTTGCGGTTTTACTTTACGCGATATCTGCCGCTCCAGATGTTGCACTTGCAGAGGCTCTTTTGGGTGTCGTATTATCAACTTTTGTTTATATAACACTCTTCAGAAGAATGGGCAAAATCAGGATAGGGGTCGTTCCAGTTCATTCTCTGTTCGAGAAATTGGGAAACACATACCGGGGATTGGAGTATGAACTGGTTTCTACCTATGCAAGGCAAAATGGCTACGAAATCGAAATTACTGAATACGCTGATCAAAAAGAATTGATATCATCTTTTGTGGAAGGTCAGGTAGATATGATATGCGGGGCTGTAACTCGCAAAATGTGCCCGGATCATACTGATTGTTACGAAATACTGCAAACAAAATTTGCTATATTACCAGACAGAAGAACAGTTGATCTTCTTACATTTAAAGAATACATTCTGAAGCAGTCCATACGTGAAACAGTTGTTTTTTCGCAAGAAATTGACGAGTACGTGATAAGCATAGAAAAAAAGACGGATCTTTCGTTGAAATTCAAAGATTTTTACGAGGCAGCGAAAAACTCTGGAAAATTGGAATTGCTGAGAAAAAAATATGTGGGTGATTAA
- a CDS encoding MnhB domain-containing protein produces the protein MKTVFVIGCVAAIFILSLSFKPEPQLNENVVKTIYEQTVSPNTVSGVYLNTRLYDTLFEVLVFSVASIGVKIKSKSLKIAPERSHISDRSAIVGIKLLAFLSILAGFYLAIFGHLSPGGGFAAGVAGATGLLLIATTSGFEDLENYLKKKKAESIETLLIVAFLLVATIDLLMIHFPKINGKVLEGQYIPIYNVLIFAKVSLGGWIIVYNFIRHRGVL, from the coding sequence GTGAAGACTGTTTTTGTAATTGGGTGCGTTGCAGCAATCTTTATTCTTTCTTTAAGCTTTAAACCAGAGCCACAGTTGAACGAAAACGTCGTGAAAACAATTTATGAGCAGACAGTTTCACCCAACACAGTTTCGGGTGTATATCTCAATACCAGATTGTATGATACTCTTTTTGAAGTACTCGTTTTTTCAGTGGCATCAATAGGGGTTAAAATCAAATCGAAATCGCTCAAGATAGCCCCTGAAAGGTCACATATATCAGATAGGTCTGCCATTGTCGGAATTAAATTACTCGCATTTCTTTCAATCCTCGCAGGTTTCTATCTTGCTATATTTGGGCACCTCTCCCCAGGAGGGGGTTTTGCAGCCGGTGTGGCTGGAGCAACCGGATTGCTTTTGATTGCTACAACCTCAGGCTTTGAAGACCTGGAAAATTACCTGAAAAAGAAAAAAGCAGAAAGCATAGAAACACTTCTGATTGTTGCTTTTCTCTTAGTAGCAACAATTGATCTTTTAATGATTCATTTTCCTAAAATAAATGGCAAAGTACTTGAAGGCCAGTACATACCCATTTACAATGTCTTGATATTTGCGAAAGTATCTCTCGGTGGCTGGATAATAGTTTACAATTTTATTCGCCACCGAGGAGTTCTGTGA
- a CDS encoding lipid-binding SYLF domain-containing protein, which translates to MKKILPVLLLVPIFGIAATPMERLTSSLSILKELSNIPDSGAFVELLRQSEGIAIYPSLFKVGFVIGGQYGEGVVFKRDIATGKWYGPVFVKLTGLSLGAQIGVQNVGLVLVLMNEKAVNSFISSSVTLGGNVSVSAGPLGRSLSADTDYKLQASIYSYSVSKGFFAGLSLQGSIVQVDTDANKQYYESDISPTEALKNEPRSKEAVEIVDYLNSLIYLQPSQ; encoded by the coding sequence ATGAAAAAAATTCTGCCTGTTTTATTGTTAGTCCCGATTTTTGGCATCGCTGCCACTCCCATGGAAAGATTGACAAGCTCACTTTCTATACTCAAAGAACTTTCCAATATACCTGATAGTGGAGCATTTGTAGAATTGCTTCGCCAGTCAGAAGGAATAGCTATATACCCCTCGCTGTTCAAAGTCGGTTTTGTCATAGGTGGCCAGTATGGAGAAGGAGTCGTTTTTAAAAGAGATATCGCAACAGGAAAGTGGTATGGTCCTGTATTTGTCAAATTAACTGGGCTTAGCCTTGGTGCGCAAATAGGTGTGCAGAATGTTGGACTTGTTCTTGTTTTGATGAACGAAAAGGCTGTAAACAGTTTTATTTCCAGTAGTGTGACTCTTGGCGGTAACGTCAGTGTATCAGCGGGACCGCTTGGAAGATCTCTTTCAGCTGATACGGATTATAAACTTCAGGCATCAATTTATTCCTATTCTGTCAGTAAGGGGTTTTTTGCCGGTCTATCACTTCAGGGCTCGATTGTGCAAGTTGATACTGATGCAAATAAGCAGTACTACGAAAGTGATATTTCTCCAACCGAGGCACTGAAAAATGAGCCCAGATCAAAAGAAGCAGTTGAAATTGTAGATTATCTGAACAGCCTGATCTATCTCCAGCCTTCTCAATAA